Part of the Weissella coleopterorum genome is shown below.
GGTTGAATGGTACCGTGCATGCCTAATGCATCAACATTACGGTTCCGTGTAACAAAGCCATGGACTTGTAAAGTATCATTCAATTCTTGTGAAAAGTCGACTTCAGGGTCAAAGCGAAGAAGATAGACATTATCGTTTTTTAAAGCTTTTTTGGCCTCTTCAACCAGTTCTAGTAGCATTTCAGTATTATTAATATCTACAACTGGTCCTTTGGAAGCATACGCAAACTTTTTACCATTTGAAACCGTGCTCAAAAGCATGGACATAGCAGCTGTGATCGCTCCGGTTGCATCGGTTAAATAGACATAACGTGGTTCCCAATTATTTTTAACATGTGACCAGCGAAGATCTTGGGTAATTCTTCCAAATTCTGAATTTTGAATAAAATTTTGGTATTTTTCAACTGCAACACTATCATTTAAATCTAAAACTGGCATGATAATCTCTTTTCTTTTGTATTTTATAGTAATTAATTTTAGCATAATATCAATATTAAATTGGAAATATGTCTTAATTTGTAAAGAGTTTGGTCAGAGTTGATTAGGTAGATTTAATATAATTTTTGGGGCAGAGGGGACATTGTAACCGTTTTTTCGATCTGGATCTAACGGATGTAAAGTAAGTAATCCTAGGGTTTAGCCGACGGATAGCGTATAATAAGATTATGGAAAAAATAAACTCAAATCAAAATGCCCGTGTTAAAGCATGGGCCAAGTTACAAACGAAAAAAGGACGTCAAGCTAGTCAAACTTATTTGTTAGATGGTTGGCACCTGGTTCAAGAGGCGATTCACGCTGATGGGAAGATTCGGGCGATTATTGCGACCGAAAGTCAGTATGAATTACATCAAGAAGAACTTCCCCTTGGGGTTCCCGTTTTTGTAATTTACGACGATATTGCTAAAAAACTATCAGATTTAGTAACTCCGCAAGGAATTTTTGCTGAAGTTTCCTTACCAAACTTTAATCGCGCACCAAAGTATATTCATGAAGGAGCATGGCTATTCTTGGATGCGATTCAAGATCCAGGAAACGTCGGTACAATGATCCGAACGGCAGATGCAGCTGGATTTACAGGAGTCGTCTTTGGTCAAGGATCTGTTGATCCTTATTCACCTAAGGCCGTTCGAGCTATGCAGGGATCACAATTCCACTTGCAGCTAGCAAATGGTGATTTACACGAATGGATTCCTGAATTTGTTCGGAATGATTTCCAAGTATATGGAACGCAATTAAATCCAGAAGCAGCAAATATCTTCGAAACGATCCCAGCACAAAACTTTGCGCTGGTGATGGGGAATGAAGGTCAGGGTATGGCTGATGATTTGGCAGATATGACAAGTAAAAACTTATATATTCCACTGAGTGGTCATGCTGAATCTTTGAATGTAGGGGTTGCAGCTGGGGTAGCGATGTTTACCCTGAAGCATTAATTTTAAAATGATTTAATAGAAGTTAATTTGAGCTAGTGGATGGTCTAAGATGACAATGTTATATTTTTAACATTGCTAACGAGGAGGCAAAGCGTGCAAAAAGATGCCTGGCAGAGTGATCGCGCTTATCGCGATATTGTCGATGATTTATTACAGCAGCCAGCCGTACAAGAGTTGGCAAATTATACACAACATCATCATTCGGATCGTTTAACGCATTCGATTATGGTCTCATATTGGAGCTATCGTTTAGGACTTCGGTTGGGTTTGAATGCTACGGCGTTGGCCCGGGCTGGGATCTTACATGATTTGTTTTATTATGATTGGCGTGAAACTAAATTTGAACTTGGAACGCATGCTTTTATTCATCCGCGGGTAAGTCTGCGAAATGCTGAAAAAATAACGCCCCTATCAAATATGGAAAAAGATATCATTTTGAAACATATGTGGGGTTCCACATGGGCAATGCCTCATTATTGGGAGAGTCTTTTACTTAATTTGGTGGATGATGAAACTGCAGTGATGGATTTCTTTAATCCGGTTGTGGATCGTTTTAAAGCCTTGAAAACTTTACATTGGATTAAACGTGAATTGTAATAACTTAAAAACGTGAGTGCATTAAGGAGGAGAATCATAATGGCATCAGCTGAAACTAAAACAGCGGCTAGTATTTGTCCAAAGTTTATTGCCACTTTTGAAATATTAGGTCGTAAATGGAACGGCTTAATTGTTGAGGTGCTCCTTATTGATGGACCCAAACGCTTTAAAGACTTGGCTGTGGCGATTGAAACATGTTCCGACCGCGTGTTAGTCGAACGTCTGAAGGAACTTGAAGAAGCCCAGATTATTGAAAGAATCCCTGTATCGGAATCAACGCGCCATGCTTATCAGTTAACTGAACGGGGTGAGGCAATGCGTCCAATGATGTCAGCGATTCATACTTGGGCTGACCAGTACAATTAGTTTTCGACTATAGTATTGAGCAAATTAAATTAATTTTAGATGAAACGAATTCCTTAATTTTGGAGTTTGTTTTTTTGTTAATAATAATTTAAAAGATCATGGATGGTCGAATTGATGATACTCAATGCAAAAACGATTCAGGAATAGAACTACGAAAATTTTAACAGCAACTCTGGCTTTAAATATACGATGAGTTCATATTTTCATGCTAAAATGGGAAGGAACGTAAAAACGAGGAGACAACTATGACAGTCATTAATTTAGATAACACTGAGCTAAAAACAGCATTTGCTAATTTTAAAACGGTTCAGACCCCTGAATTGCAAACACAATTTGAATTGGCCCTTTTGAATGCGCATTTTTTAGTCCCAGTCCAAGCTCCGGAGAATTTGGTTCCTGATGCAGAGGGAAATTTGAATTTAGCAGCTGGTCAACAGCTAGCTTTTGTTTCATTGATCGATCCAAATGAAGAAAATTTTTTACCAATCTTTACAGATAATGAAAATTATCAAAAAAATCCTGATCATTGGGAACAGAATATTATGGTGGTAGAATTTCCATTTACTCAATTTATTGAAATGTTTAAAAAAGATGCTACTTTACAAAATTTAGTCATGAATCCGTTTATTTCGCAAGAGACATTGCAAATTAGTCGCGATAATATTGAATATTTAATGCAAAATTATGAATATCATCAAGGTGAGCCACAACCCATTCAAAATATGATGGAAAATTCAGAGCCAGGTACTGATCAAGCGATTGAAATCCGGGTTCCCGACGAAGTACCAACGAAATTACAAGCTAATTTAATGGGCTTGGCAGATGATGCAAAGGGAATTGTGGATAAAATGTATCTTCTTTGGATGCAGGGAGCTGGCGGAAGACAAGGACGTTTCTTATTACTATTAGATGGACCGGACTTGGGCCAGGTGAAGGACCAAATTCCAAATTTCAAGGACGTCTTCCCCAAGACACTGGGTGAAAAAATCACCGGTGAAGTAGTCTTAACCCAAGAAATCGCTGGTCTAGATTTGAGTGAATTCCAAGCTTTTTATCAATATCAAATGTAAAATCAGAAAAGGTGGCTAAAATGGTGAAGACCAAAGAAGTGGATTTAGTAATCATTGGTGCCGGTCCCGTGGGCCTGTTTGCGACATTTTACGCCCGATTGAGAGAATTAAATGTCGTTCTTATTGAAAGTCTTGATATTACTGGTGGACAACCTCAAAATTTATATCCCCAAAAACAAATTTTGGATGTACCCGGCTGGTTAGGATTAGATGGAACTAATTTAACGAGTCAACTCCAAGCTCAAATGGAACAGCTACAACCAGAAGTATATTTAGGAACAACCGTTACAAATGTTTCAAATCTCACTGAGGCGGTCTTGGTTAAAACGGATCGACAAATTGATTTTAAAGCGGCTGCTGTCCTAGTTGCGACGGGTAAAGGTGCTTTTGAACCTCGAAGATTGACGAGTGATTTAGAACAAAATTTTGAAAATCATGGTTTATATTATTTTGTGCAAGATTTACAGCAATTTAAAAATCAACGGGTCACGGTGCTTGGGGGCGGAGATTCTGCGGTTGATTTGGCCAATCAACTGAGCACGATTGCAAAAGATGTAACCATTGTTCATCGACGGAATAATTTTCGGGCTTTGGAACATGCTTTGGTGACTTTGGCAGAAAATAAAGTGCATAAAATGACACCATATACTATTCAACGCATTGCGCGACAAGCGGATCAAAGTTTCAAATTAGACTTACAAACCACACGCGGCCATGAAGAGAGACAACTAACGACCGATGCCATTATTGTTAGCTATGGGTTTCAGTCTGAGAATAAAATTGTTGAAGGTTGGTCAATTGATCCGGTAATGGCTCGCCAAAAAATGGTGGTTGATCAAAATATGCGGACTTCAGTTGAACGGGTTTTTGCAATTGGGGATGCCGCTGAATTTGAACACAAAGCGGAATTAATTGTAACAGGATTTGGGGACGCCCCTGTAGCCATTAATACAATTATTGATCAATATCTTCAAACCCATCAAGGGGTGTTACATTCTTCAAGCATTAAAATCAAAGACGGGCAGCTGCATATCGAAAAATAATGGATATAAAATCTAATTATTCGCATTCGACACAAAATTTTGCTATAATGTTCACATATTAATTTTTGAAAGAGGGTATTTATTAATGGCTAAATTAGTTTTAATTCGTCATGGTCAATCAGAATGGAATGCATTGAATTTATTTAATGGATGGGTTGACACTAAGTTGTCAGATAAAGGAATTGCACAAGCTAAAGCTGCTGGGGAAATGTTGGCCAAAGAAGGAATCGAATTTGACCAAGCATATACATCAGTCTTGACTCGTGCTATCACGACTTTGCACTATGCTTTGGAAGAAGCAGGGCAAATGTTTATTCCAGAGACTAAGTCTTGGCGTTTAAACGAACGGCATTATGGTGCCCTTCAAGGTTTGAATAAGGCTGATGCTGCAGCTAAATATGGGGATGAACAAGTGCATCAATGGCGTCGTTCATATGACGTATTACCTCCTCTTTTGACGGAGCAAACAAAGACTGTTGAAGTTTTGGGAAAGACTTATCCTGCCTTTGATCGTCGGTATGCAGATGTTCCAGAAGGTCAACTACCATTTGGAGAAAATTTGAAGGTTACTTTGGAACGTGTTTTGCCATTTTGGGAAACTAATATTTCAAAGGACTTGGCTGCCGGGAAAAATGTAGTGATTGCTGCACATGGTAATTCATTGCGTGCCTTGGTTAAGCATATTGAAAATATTTCAGATGATGATATCTTGGGTGTTGAGATTGCGAATGGTCAACCATTAGTTTACGATTTTGACCAAGATTTGAAAGTTCTATCAAAGGATGTTTTGACTAGTGAAAACTAATTAAAACAGATAAAAGAATTAGGCATTGGATACGTGAGTATTTCAATGCTTTTTTTGTATAATAATTTGGCATTTGAATCCAATTAACGCAAGTACCTTGAAATTATACAAATTTATCAAAGCGTGATAAACTGGGAATTAGCGCAAGGTAAGCGCTTACATTGAACGTGTTTATTTTATGGAAACGGGATGGAGGTTTGAAATGCAACCACAATTAGCATGGTTAGATGATCCAAAAATTTTTCGTGTCAATCAACTCCCAGCACATAGTGATCATCAAGTTTATCGCAACCTAATTGAAACTCATCAACAACAAAGTTCACTGATGCAAAGTTTAAACGGAACTTGGGATTTTTATTATCAGGATCAACTGGAGCAACTCCCAGCTCAACTAACGGTCCCAGACTTTGAAAAAGTTACTGTTGTGGAATCTATTGAGGTTCCCAAGCATATTGAGTTAGCTAATTACGCACCGATTCAGTATGTTAATACACAATACCCCTGGGATGCTCGAACCTATCGCCGCCCGCCTTTTACGCAACAGGATGAACAATTACCGGGAGTATTTAGCCGAGCAACAGATAATGCCGTCGGTACATATCGTCGTTTTTTCACCTTGCACCGGATTGGCAGCAACAGAGAGTTCATATTAATTTTGCGGGTGTAGAACGGGTCTTTTATCTCTGGTTAAATGGTCACTTTGTTGGATATGCAGAAGATAGCTTTACGCCCTCTGAATTTGATTTAACCCCATATTTGGATCAAACGGGTGAAAATGAGATCATTGTTCAGGTGTTTAAACACAGTACTGCAAGTTTTATTGAAGATCAGGATTTTTTTCGTTTTTTTGGTATTTTTAGAGATGTCACGCTATTGTTACAGCCGGAAGTACATGTTATCGATATGACTTTAGCTCCAAGGGTGAATACAGATTACCAAAGTGGCACATTAACTGGGCAATTTAAAATGGCGGGCACTTTTGAAAATCATCAGTTAGAGATTAAAATTATTAATCCCCAAGGAGAAATTGTTTTTCAAGGTCAGCCCAATCTAAATCAGGAAATTACATTACCTGAAATCAAGTTTTACGATATGCAGTTATGGAATCATAAAACACCTCAACTATATCAAATGCAATTAATTATCAGAGACAGTCAGCGGCAGCTCATTGAGGTTGCTACAACGTCCTTTGGTTTTCGAAAAATTGAAATTGATCAACAAGTTCTTAAATTAAATGGTCAACGTTTAAAATTGTTAGGTGTTAATCGACATGAGTGGAATGCGGAAAACGGGCGAGTAATAACAATTGCTGATATGTTAACGGATATGAAAATATTTAAAGAGCATCATATTAATGCTGTTCGAACTTCGCATTATCCGAATCAACTTAGTTGGTATCGGCTCTGTGATGAATATGGAATATATATGATGGCGGAAACTAATTTAGAATCGCATGGATCGTGGCAAAAAATGGGGAAATTGGAACCCTCATATAACGTACCTGGTAGTTTACCAGCTTGGCAAGCGGCTGTGCTAGATCGTGCTAAAACAAATTATGAAATTTTCAAAAATCATCCGTCGATTCTTTTCTGGTCGCTTGGAAATGAATCATTTGTAGGCACCAATCTAGCGGCTATGCAAGCTTATTATCATGAAGTGGATCCAACCCGGTTAGTGCACTATGAAGGAGTGGTTTGGGACCGGCAATTTGAAGATCAAATTTCCGATTTTGAGAGTCGAATGTATGCGAGTCCCAAGGAAGTTCGGACCTATTTACAACAAAATCCTAAAAAAGCTTTTATGTTATGTGAATATATGCATGATATGGGAAATTCTTTGGGCGGTCTTGCAGAATATATGCAACTCTTTGATGAGTTTGATAATTATGCGGGTGGATTTATTTGGGATTATATTGATCAAGCCCTATGGGTAGAAGATGAAATTTCTGGACAGAGAGTCTTACGTTATGGGGGTGATTTTGATGACCGGCCGTCAGACTATGGTTTTAGTGCAGATGGACTTTTATTTGCGAATCGGCGAGTTAAACCAGCTATGCAGGAGGTAGCATATCAATATGGCAAATATACAGAGTAAATTAAAACTTGTTTTTGGCGATGTCGGTTTAGGGGTATCTACTTTGGATCATGAATATTTATTTAGTTATGATAAACAAGGGCTAGAGTCGATTCGAATCGCACAACGAGAGTGGCTATCAGAACCGGTTAAACCTATTTTTTGGCGGGCAACGACAGATAATGATCGCGGAGCAGGATTTGCTCAAAAATCAGCTGCCTGGTTAGGCGCTGACTTATTTCAGCAGGGAAGGGTTCAAGCCATTTGGGTTGATCAACAAGCGATTACATTGCCAATGGCACCCTCAAATAATCAATATTTTGGTAATGAGGTGGCGCACGAAGTGGCAATTTTATATGAATACCAATTGGCAGTTCAGCCCCAAACAACAGTAGAAATTCTATATCACGTTAATACTGCTGGTCAACTGACCGTCAAAGTGCATTATTTTGGTCAGCCGGGCTTACCTGATTTACCAGTTTTTGGCGTACGATTTTTGATTCCAACCTTAGCTAATCGTTTTACATATACTGGTTTGTCAGGTGAAACTTATCCTGATCGCAAACAAGGGGTCAATTTGGAACCTATCATATCCAAGGGTTGCCGGTAACACCGTATTTGATTCCACAAGATAATGGGGTCCACATGGAAACGCAGGATCTGACTATAGAACGTACCACCACAAAAAACAATGTCGTACGCTTGACTGAACCATTCCAACTAAAGATCCGACAAACGAATCAAACCTTTGCTTTTAGTTGTTTACCATATACAGCCGCAGAATTAGAAAATGCAACCCATCAAGAAGAACTACCTTTGCCACGTAAAACGGTGCTCAGTATTTTAGGCGCGGTACGCGGTGTCGGTGGAATTGATAGTTGGGGGGCAGATGTTCTATCAGAGTACCGAATTTCTGGTGAAGAAGATCATGAATTTGAATTTGTGCTCGAATAGTAACCTTGAATCTACTGATAATAAAAAAGAGCTTCAATTGGTCTACCATCTAAAAAATGGGCGCCAAGAAACTCTTTTTTATTAACTAATTACTACCAAGGTACGGTAACATCATCACTCACCGTCCAACCATTTTCAGGATCAACAGTTCCAGTTCGAATCTCAACATTCTGTCCGTCAGCACGATCAGTGACCAAAGCCTTGGAATATGAACCATCTTCATTCGTTGGTCCGACGAATACAAAGCCATTACCGGTATCACTCTGATAGGTCCAGGCTACGCCAGTTGTATCATTTTGAGTCAAGGCACTTTGGGCACTTGTGGCATCTACTGCGGTAGTTTCCGAAGTTGAATCAGCTGTAGTAGAACTAGCGCTTGATGTATCAGCCGACTCTTTCTTGGTTGAACTTGCCACTTTAGTTGTTTTTTTGGTAGATGTTTGGGTTTGAGCAACTGCATTTTGCTCATTCTTTTGGATGAGTCTTTTGCCATTATCTTGATGCCATTGCAAATACGCATAACCACCTAGCAAAAGAAGGAGAAGTAGTAATAAATAAAGCAACCACTTAAGCCAGGGTAACCCTTTTTTTTGGCGGGCTTGAGTTTTATTACGAGACTCCGTAATGGGCTGGGGCTTTTGAGCTTGTTCTAGATCCAGAGCAATCATCTCTACTTGCAAAAAGCGATCTTTTAATTTTTCATATTCACTGGGTGCTAGGACGCCTACATCCAACAGCTCCTTGTAGCGTTTTAATTGTTGGAATTGTTCATCAGTCATGTAAAATCACCTGTTACCTTAAATCGAAATTAGATTTTCAAATCTTGCTTTTCATTATAGCGTACTCCATGCTTTTCGTTAGTTTTTTTCATAAAAATATATAATTATTTAAACTTTAAGTGGTTAAGTAAGTACGTTACTTCCTATATATTTACAAACTGTCTGATCAGTAAGGCTCGGCTCCTATGATGGAATTACGGACAAATTGTTCGATATAATACATCATAAAGGAGCTTTTTATTATGGTTATCAAATATTCAAATGACTTTAAAGAATCGATCGTAAGCTTGCATAAAGTTGGTCGTTCAGCTAATTCATTAGCAAAAGAATACAACGTTAGTGTTTCAACGGTTTCTAAATGGGTTAATCAAGCCGATCCTAACAATACGAAAGTATTGTCAGCAAATGAAAGGGCATTGATTAAAGAAAATAAACAACTAAAAGAAGAACTTGATATTTTAAAACGAGCAGCGGTGCTTATGGCGAAAAATTGATCATCAAAGGACGTATTCCTACCTTAAAAATTATTAATGACAATCTACAGGTTGGGCACCGCATTACTAAAATTTTGAACGTCCTCAGAATTCCACGATCGACTTATTATGGCTATATACATTGGAAGCCTGGTAAAACCCTTCTTCGTCGCAATTTCATTAAGCAAAAGGTATTAGATGCATGGTTAAAATATCCTATGTATGGATACCCGCGATTAACAATTTTATTAAATCGTCAGTTAAAAATTAAAATTAGCCAGCGTATGGTTTATAAACAGATGTACGCTTTAAAAATTAGGTCTAGGATGACTAAACGAATTAATAAGCCTAAAACACATACTGAATATGATCAACGACCAAATCTAATTAAAGGATTACCTGATCAATCCAATATTCTTTTAACAGATATTACGTATATTCCCGTTAAAAATACTTGGGTTTATCTAGCTAGTGTGTACAATCCCGTAACCCGGCGGGTTATTTCTTATAAAGTTGGAAGTCATATGACTAAGGAATTAGCAACCGACGTCATTAATCAAGTCGCAGTAAAGTCTGTTAAACCAAGCATTATTCATAGCGATATGGGGAGTCAGTATACAAGCGATTTATTTGAAAGTACTTTAACTCGTTTTGGGATTAAGCATTCTTATTCTCGTAAAGGACAACCTGGTGATAACGCAAGAATTGAGAGCTTTCACTCAATTTTGAAGCGTGAATACATTAATTTTCAAGAATTTAAGACAATTAATGAAGCAATAGCTGGCATTGATAGCTATATTCGCTGGTATAACAGTGATCGAATTTCCCTTGTAGCGTAGCTACAAATAAATCATATTAATATCCCGTTTAAAACGATAAGTATAGACGGGTTGTTTAGAATGGCATGGAAACATTAAAGGATGCACTTTTTTAGATAAATCACATACTTTACCAGTACGTTAAATAATTAAAACGTTTTTCAAAATTTATTCGTATTTTTATGTCCGAATTATTGACATAGGAGCCCTCTTTCAAAGTTTAAACTAATTGAAAGATAAATCAGCAATCATCAATTTGTGATATGAAGTTCGTTCATTTGGCGGTATAATGATATCTATTGTTATTTTTATCAATTCATTTAGCTAATAAATATTATTCACACCGTTTTTTGCACCGAAACGCTACCATTATCGAAATATAATTTTTACGAATATTTCGATAATAAAAACGTTTTAATTTGGTTGTTTTCGACCGCTGAAGGGTTGATGTATAACGTTTTGCCAATTAGAAGAGTTCAAAAAGTGTAATAGAATTC
Proteins encoded:
- a CDS encoding TrmH family RNA methyltransferase; translated protein: MEKINSNQNARVKAWAKLQTKKGRQASQTYLLDGWHLVQEAIHADGKIRAIIATESQYELHQEELPLGVPVFVIYDDIAKKLSDLVTPQGIFAEVSLPNFNRAPKYIHEGAWLFLDAIQDPGNVGTMIRTADAAGFTGVVFGQGSVDPYSPKAVRAMQGSQFHLQLANGDLHEWIPEFVRNDFQVYGTQLNPEAANIFETIPAQNFALVMGNEGQGMADDLADMTSKNLYIPLSGHAESLNVGVAAGVAMFTLKH
- a CDS encoding HD domain-containing protein, which produces MQKDAWQSDRAYRDIVDDLLQQPAVQELANYTQHHHSDRLTHSIMVSYWSYRLGLRLGLNATALARAGILHDLFYYDWRETKFELGTHAFIHPRVSLRNAEKITPLSNMEKDIILKHMWGSTWAMPHYWESLLLNLVDDETAVMDFFNPVVDRFKALKTLHWIKREL
- a CDS encoding winged helix-turn-helix transcriptional regulator, giving the protein MASAETKTAASICPKFIATFEILGRKWNGLIVEVLLIDGPKRFKDLAVAIETCSDRVLVERLKELEEAQIIERIPVSESTRHAYQLTERGEAMRPMMSAIHTWADQYN
- a CDS encoding SseB family protein; protein product: MTVINLDNTELKTAFANFKTVQTPELQTQFELALLNAHFLVPVQAPENLVPDAEGNLNLAAGQQLAFVSLIDPNEENFLPIFTDNENYQKNPDHWEQNIMVVEFPFTQFIEMFKKDATLQNLVMNPFISQETLQISRDNIEYLMQNYEYHQGEPQPIQNMMENSEPGTDQAIEIRVPDEVPTKLQANLMGLADDAKGIVDKMYLLWMQGAGGRQGRFLLLLDGPDLGQVKDQIPNFKDVFPKTLGEKITGEVVLTQEIAGLDLSEFQAFYQYQM
- a CDS encoding NAD(P)/FAD-dependent oxidoreductase translates to MVKTKEVDLVIIGAGPVGLFATFYARLRELNVVLIESLDITGGQPQNLYPQKQILDVPGWLGLDGTNLTSQLQAQMEQLQPEVYLGTTVTNVSNLTEAVLVKTDRQIDFKAAAVLVATGKGAFEPRRLTSDLEQNFENHGLYYFVQDLQQFKNQRVTVLGGGDSAVDLANQLSTIAKDVTIVHRRNNFRALEHALVTLAENKVHKMTPYTIQRIARQADQSFKLDLQTTRGHEERQLTTDAIIVSYGFQSENKIVEGWSIDPVMARQKMVVDQNMRTSVERVFAIGDAAEFEHKAELIVTGFGDAPVAINTIIDQYLQTHQGVLHSSSIKIKDGQLHIEK
- the gpmA gene encoding 2,3-diphosphoglycerate-dependent phosphoglycerate mutase, producing the protein MAKLVLIRHGQSEWNALNLFNGWVDTKLSDKGIAQAKAAGEMLAKEGIEFDQAYTSVLTRAITTLHYALEEAGQMFIPETKSWRLNERHYGALQGLNKADAAAKYGDEQVHQWRRSYDVLPPLLTEQTKTVEVLGKTYPAFDRRYADVPEGQLPFGENLKVTLERVLPFWETNISKDLAAGKNVVIAAHGNSLRALVKHIENISDDDILGVEIANGQPLVYDFDQDLKVLSKDVLTSEN
- a CDS encoding IS3 family transposase (programmed frameshift); the protein is MVIKYSNDFKESIVSLHKVGRSANSLAKEYNVSVSTVSKWVNQADPNNTKVLSANERALIKENKQLKEELDIFKTSSGAYGEKLIIKGRIPTLKIINDNLQVGHRITKILNVLRIPRSTYYGYIHWKPGKTLLRRNFIKQKVLDAWLKYPMYGYPRLTILLNRQLKIKISQRMVYKQMYALKIRSRMTKRINKPKTHTEYDQRPNLIKGLPDQSNILLTDITYIPVKNTWVYLASVYNPVTRRVISYKVGSHMTKELATDVINQVAVKSVKPSIIHSDMGSQYTSDLFESTLTRFGIKHSYSRKGQPGDNARIESFHSILKREYINFQEFKTINEAIAGIDSYIRWYNSDRISLVA